Proteins from a genomic interval of Cyprinus carpio isolate SPL01 chromosome A21, ASM1834038v1, whole genome shotgun sequence:
- the LOC109051336 gene encoding olfactory receptor 2A14-like: MDNKTYFAVYTLMEPRGSKSYRHIYFTCFLALYAFILVMNIWLSVVIVLDRALHEPMYIFLCNLCINYIYGATGFYPKFLHDLILDSYVIPSFMCGLQAFVIYSSAMCECTTLTVMAFDRHVAICQPLDYHSKLTKNTCAILLVFCWTVPFICMFIGVVLSNRLAVCKYHIDKLYCDNWSIVKLSCESVVINNLMALIVSLFYICLTVLIIVSYIKLIVACKSSLENRRKFWQTCVPHLFSLINCSFTVFFDAMCNRYGSSDVPENVYVVFALLMLIFPPLFNPLVYVLKLKEVRKRSLKTCVNII; the protein is encoded by the coding sequence ATGGACAACAAGACCTATTTTGCAGTCTACACTCTGATGGAACCAAGAGGCTCCAAATCTTATCgacatatatattttacatgttttctgGCTCTTTATGCTTTTATACTGGTAATGAACATTTGGCTCAGTGTAGTCATTGTTTTGGATAGAGCCCTTCATGAACCAATGTACATTTTTCTGTGcaatttatgtataaattatatatatggagCAACAGGATTTTATCCTAAATTCCTGCATGATTTAATTCTGGATTCATATGTGATTCCTTCTTTTATGTGCGGCCTCCAAGCTTTTGTGATCTACAGTTCAGCTATGTGTGAGTGTACAACATTAACAGTGATGGCATTTGACAGACATGTGGCCATATGTCAACCTTTGGACTATCACTCAAAACTGACTAAAAATACATGTGCCATATTACTCGTATTCTGTTGGACTGTACCATTTATTTGTATGTTCATTGGAGTTGTGTTGTCAAATAGGTTGGCTGTGTGTAAATATCATATTGACAAATTATACTGTGACAACTGGTCAATAGTAAAGCTCTCATGTGAATCAGTGGTTATTAATAACCTCATGGcattaattgtttcattattttatatttgtcttaCAGTTCTGATTATTGTGTCTTATATAAAACTTATTGTTGCATGTAAATCATCTctagaaaacagaagaaaatttTGGCAGACATGTGttccacatttattttcattgataaattgtagttttactgtattttttgatgccATGTGCAACAGATATGGCTCAAGTGATGTCCCAGAGAATGTGTACGTTGTTTTTGCCCTACTGATGCTTATTTTTCCGCCTCTTTTTAATCCTTTAGTCTATGTATTAAAACTCAAAGAGGTACGtaaaagaagtttaaaaacatgtgtaaatatcatataa